Within Citromicrobium bathyomarinum, the genomic segment CCCAGTCGCGCAAGGTGCCGTGGATCGCGCTGCCGCCGATCAGCGTGCCCGCCGCGTCGTACTCGGGCACCATCGAGGTCATGCCCAGCGGGCCGAACAGGCGAGTGCGCAGGTAGGTGTCGACCGCCTTGCGCCGTTCCTCCGGGTCCTGGCTGTCCCTGGTCAGCACGTCGGCGGCGATATCGGCGAGGATCACGGTGGTGTTGCTCGAATATTCGAACTTCTCGCCCGGCTCGGCCTCCAGCGGCTGTTCCTCGGCGAACTTCGCCATATCGTCGCGCTGGTCGAGGAACAGCATGCGCACTTCGCTCGATTCGTAGGGCACCTCGCCGCCCTCTGTATGGTCGAGGCCGGAGCGCATCTGGAGGAGGTCGCGCAAAGTGATCTCGGCGCGCGCATCGCCGGGGCGCTGCCACTCGGGCACCGGCGCGGGCGCATCCAACTCCAGCGCACCATCGGCGACCAGCATGCCGATCATCACTGCGGTCACCGTCTTGGCCATCGACCAGCTGATGAAGCGGGTGTCTGCATCATAGCCGTCGGCATAGCGTTCGCCGACGATCTCGCCTGCGTGCATCATCAGCGCGGCGCGGGTTTCGCCAAGGCCCTGCTCATCCTCGAACAGGTCGCCGAATTCCATCGCCAGCCGCTCCCGCCCGACGCCGGGATTGTCTCCGATCACCGACAGTTCGGCCTCGGTTGCGCCCGGATCGGTCTCCGCGCCCCCACCGCACGCAGCGAGGCACAGAGCGAGGGGGAGGGTGAGGCAGACAGGGCTTGCAAGCGCACGGACGCGGGGCGAGAACATGCGCAGCAATTCGCACGAGAGAAGCCCGCTTGGCAACGACAGATACCCATTCCGCTTACACCGCCAGCCGCCAGGGCGCCCGCCGCCGCCTGTGGCCGCGCATCCTGCTGGTCGCGCTGCTGGTGCTGGCGAGCATTGCCGCGATCGCGTTCTTCGCCAATCGCACGGCGATCAACGGTTATGCCGTGACCGGCGCGGCCTACGCGGCGCGGGTCGGCTGCTCGTGCCGCTATATCGGTGGCCGCCCGAGCGGTGATTGCGCGAAAGACAAGGTCGCCGGGATGGAGCTGGTCCGCCTGTCCGACGATCCGGCGACGAAGAGCGTTACCGCCACGTTCCCGCTGCTCGCCAGCCAGACCGCGACGTATCGCGAAGGCTA encodes:
- a CDS encoding serine hydrolase, yielding MFSPRVRALASPVCLTLPLALCLAACGGGAETDPGATEAELSVIGDNPGVGRERLAMEFGDLFEDEQGLGETRAALMMHAGEIVGERYADGYDADTRFISWSMAKTVTAVMIGMLVADGALELDAPAPVPEWQRPGDARAEITLRDLLQMRSGLDHTEGGEVPYESSEVRMLFLDQRDDMAKFAEEQPLEAEPGEKFEYSSNTTVILADIAADVLTRDSQDPEERRKAVDTYLRTRLFGPLGMTSMVPEYDAAGTLIGGSAIHGTLRDWARFGEFLRNHGSYRGTQLVPRQWIDFMLEPSLPAPFYGGQIWLNTQASDPQNQLYPIDNPQGIFAAIGHMGQYIVVSPKQKLTIVRLGHSDAEERRALLRQINDLVELYPTP